One window of the Marmota flaviventris isolate mMarFla1 chromosome 2, mMarFla1.hap1, whole genome shotgun sequence genome contains the following:
- the LOC114084770 gene encoding olfactory receptor 4K15-like, whose product MEEANQTVVHEFIFQGLCNSKELQIFLFLSFSILYLMTVVGNLFVVLLIIIDPHLHSPMYFLLANLSFVDFCLSSVTTPKLTTDLLKEKKTISFGGCMSQILCVHFFGGGEMVLLVTMAYDRYVAICKPLHYSSVMDRQKCIWLVLISWIIGFVHAMSQLFMILELPFCGPRVVDSFFCDIPLVLKLACMDINTLGMLINADSGILATTCFIVLLVSYTYILLTVRLHSEGGASKALSTCTSHIIVVVLFFGPCIFIYLWPVSITWVDKFLAVFYTVITPLLNPAIYTLRNKDIKKATKKLVNQHVKKKVVNELIRNLPICEGSRHLVARTGKNIPRTQDPELSAVRVVHRGEVSGNLTKIIQGPTETFSDFVARMVDAAGKIFGDPDRAMPLIKQLVFEQCTKKCKAAITPYKNKGIEAWMKVCREIGGPLTNAGLAAAVLQLSHKSSPVAGKCFGCGQGGHFKREYPNKKGTSKIEPTSVSRQPGLCPRCKKGKHWANECRSVRDIHGQPLKDRNMSKIGQGGPRPQGPQIYGAMENGTMENESWPSLRHPKNRREPLQVPQDWTSAPPPDSY is encoded by the exons ATGGAAGAAGCAAACCAGACTGTGGTGCATGAGTTCATTTTTCAGGGACTCTGTAACTCAAAGGAACTACagatcttcctcttcctctcattCTCCATACTCTACTTGATGACTGTGGTGGGGAACCTATTTGTTGTGCTATTAATCATCATCGACCCCCATCTTCATTCCCCCATGTACTTCCTATTAGCTAATCTCTCCTTTGTTGACTTCTGCCTTTCCTCAGTTACTACCCCTAAACTGACCACAGACCTCCTAAAGGAAAAGAAGACCATTTCTTTTGGGGGCTGTATGAGCCAGATCCTCTGTGTGCATTTCTTTGGAGGAGGTGAAATGGTGCTTCTTGTGACAATGGCCTATGACCgttatgtggccatctgcaaaccacTCCATTACTCCAGCGTCATGGACAGACAAAAGTGCATCTGGCTAGTTTTGATATCATGGATCATTGGCTTTGTGCATGCCATGAGTCAACTGTTTATGATTTTGGAGCTGCCCTTCTGTGGTCCCAGAGTAGTAGACAGCTTTTTCTGTGATATTCCTTTAGTGCTTAAATTAGCCTGCATGGACATTAATACTTTGGGAATGCTGATAAATGCAGACAGTGGTATTTTGGCAACAACTTGCTTCATTGTTTTGCTGGTCTCCTACACCTATATCCTATTAACTGTCCGCCTTCACTCTGAAGGTGGTGCCTCAAAGGCCCTGTCAACCTGCACTTCCCACATCATAGTGGTGGTATTGTTCTTTGGACCCTGCATCTTCATCTATCTGTGGCCAGTCAGTATCACTTGGGTGGACAAGTTTCTAGCTGTGTTTTACACAGTAATCACACCTCTGCTGAACCCAGCCATATACACActgagaaataaagatattaagaaaGCCACAAAGAAACTAGTGAATCAGCACGTGAA AAAGAAGGTGGTAAATGAACTTATTAGAAATCTCCCAATATG cgaggggtcgcgacacttggtggcccgcacggggaagaatattcctcgaacccaggatccagaactttcagcagtcagggtggtgcaccg aggagaagtgtctggcaatttgacaaaaattatacaaggccccacagaaactttctcagactttgttgcTAGGATGGTAGACGCCgcaggaaaaatctttggtgaccctgaTAGAGCAATGCCCTTGATTAAACAACTTGTCTTTGAGCAATGTACTAAAAAATGTAAAGCAGCTATTActccttataaaaacaaaggcatagaggcctggatgaaagtctgtagagaaataggtgggccgttaactaatgcaggccttgctgctgctgtccttcaATTATCACATAAATCCAGCCCTGTTGCCGGAAAGTGTTTTGGGTGCGGTCAAGGAGGACATTTTAAACGAGAATATCCTAACAAGAAGGGAACATCCAAAATTGAGCCCACCTCTGTTAGCCGTCAACCGGGCTTATGCCCCAGatgtaaaaagggaaaacattgggctaatgagtgTAGGTCCGTCAGAGATATACATGGTCAacctttaaaagatagaaacatgtCAAAAATCGGCCAggggggcccccgaccccagggcccgcaaatatatggggcaatggaaaaTGGGACAATGGAGAACGAGTCATGGCCGTCCCTGCGCCATCCCAAGAATCGCAGAGAGCCACTGCAGGTGCCGCAGGACTGGACCTCTGCTCCGCCgccagactcgtattaa